One Cucumis sativus cultivar 9930 chromosome 1, Cucumber_9930_V3, whole genome shotgun sequence DNA segment encodes these proteins:
- the LOC101205379 gene encoding uncharacterized protein LOC101205379, with protein sequence MKNSIRCCISCILPCGALDVIRIVHSNGYVEEITGSIKASDVMKAHPKHVLKKPSSPSSSAAHDAASALPKIVIVPPEADLQRGKIYFLMPLPPDPDKPRRRKKREYSNNHHRTTTAASTASAVPDTTTNSISMTNLLVSDHYLSEILSDKASTHRERRRGRVGVWRPHLQSICESPSDI encoded by the coding sequence ATGAAAAATAGCATAAGATGCTGCATATCCTGCATTCTTCCTTGCGGAGCTCTTGATGTAATTCGCATAGTCCACTCCAATGGCTACGTCGAAGAAATCACCGGCTCCATCAAAGCTTCCGATGTCATGAAAGCCCATCCTAAACACGTCCTTAAAAAGCCCTCCTCCCCTTCCTCCTCCGCCGCTCACGACGCCGCCTCTGCCCTCCCCAAGATCGTCATCGTCCCACCCGAAGCTGACCTCCAACGCGGTAAGATTTATTTCCTCATGCCACTCCCTCCCGACCCCGACAAGCCCCGccgaagaaagaagagagaatatTCCAATAATCATCATCGAACAACAACCGCCGCCTCCACCGCCTCCGCCGTACCCGACACCACCACCAACAGCATTTCCATGACTAATCTCCTCGTTTCCGATCACTACCTCTCCGAAATACTCTCCGACAAAGCTTCCACCCACCGCGAACGGCGGCGCGGCCGTGTCGGTGTCTGGAGACCTCACTTACAAAGCATTTGTGAATCACCCAGtgatatctaa